A part of Dermacentor variabilis isolate Ectoservices chromosome 10, ASM5094787v1, whole genome shotgun sequence genomic DNA contains:
- the LOC142560142 gene encoding uncharacterized protein LOC142560142 produces the protein MTSLNRSDTSAARRFQLRTGDLCSVAGRISSVFDSLNTLEAEHQARERARKDGSSGYEESYLKEDPDVGDDFGNRPSPTSDGVFKRPWSAPCGPSKRSCPRGAFRSSSAGRSSASTTPDYKVHPERWTRYTLDSVSEDDMSEASNTTAALDYLHERRLQRERESRDDEDRIAVDSGGDAPAVGRHVFQKRTWDGDADMEDATAEPSSSYRIGTGKLVMPECVVGMKPSVAKKASPDGGGRQRSTSLPAVSSSSLISFDCADYDDDPDKLVVDDDEEEAAEVASSAAWRGAIKKGRKLRARTDEEVD, from the coding sequence ATGACCAGCCTGAACAGGAGCGATACTTCGGCCGCGAGGCGCTTCCAACTCCGGACGGGCGACTTGTGCAGCGTAGCGGGCCGAATAAGCTCGGTGTTCGACTCTCTGAACACGCTCGAGGCCGAACACCAGGCTCGGGAGCGCGCTCGTAAGGACGGCTCTTCAGGATACGAGGAGTCGTACCTCAAGGAAGACCCGGACGTCGGTGACGACTTCGGAAACAGGCCATCACCGACGTCAGACGGCGTCTTCAAGAGACCGTGGTCAGCGCCGTGCGGTCCGAGCAAGCGTTCTTGCCCGCGGGGCGCATTCAGGTCGTCCAGTGCTGGTCGTTCTTCGGCCAGCACCACTCCCGACTACAAAGTCCATCCAGAGCGATGGACGCGCTACACCTTGGACAGCGTCTCTGAAGACGACATGTCCGAGGCGAGCAACACGACTGCCGCGTTGGACTACCTGCACGAGAGGCGGCTTCAGAGAGAACGGGAGTCGCGGGACGACGAAGACCGTATCGCGGTAGATTCCGGCGGAGACGCGCCTGCAGTGGGCAGGCACGTGTTTCAGAAGCGCACCTGGGACGGCGACGCCGACATGGAAGACGCGACCGCTGAACCTTCGTCGTCGTACCGGATCGGAACCGGCAAATTGGTCATGCCGGAATGCGTCGTCGGGATGAAGCCCTCCGTCGCGAAGAAGGCCTCCCCTGACGGAGGCGGTCGTCAGAGGAGCACGTCGTTACCGGCGGTGTCCTCTAGCTCGCTCATAAGTTTCGACTGCGCAGACTACGACGACGACCCTGACAAGCTGGTTGTCGACGAtgacgaagaagaagcggctgAAGTTGCCTCCAGTGCTGCTTGGCGCGGTGCTATCAAAAAGGGTCGCAAGCTACGTGCTAGAACCGATGAAGAGGTTGACTGA